One genomic segment of Hevea brasiliensis isolate MT/VB/25A 57/8 chromosome 3, ASM3005281v1, whole genome shotgun sequence includes these proteins:
- the LOC110632670 gene encoding transcription repressor OFP13-like: MGKKMKLPFLSKINADSSSSSSSWPWPVYCQQPKTLSFRTSENMFKTLNSAYIDVGDTPAQSWFTNSSESASFSTASDESAGADEPSLETVIQGLRSERLFFEPGETSSILEEAKAGGGELPFKESVVLSMDSQDPYVDFKKSMEEMVEAHGLKEREGLEELLCCYLKVNANSNHGYIIGAFVDLLAGLSFASSTSSDSCSFYTSSFSDDSPSTPCLSSLIRSR, encoded by the coding sequence ATCATCATGGCCTTGGCCTGTTTATTGTCAACAACCCAAAACCCTCTCTTTCAGAACCAGCGAAAACATGTTCAAGACCCTTAACTCTGCTTACATAGATGTGGGGGACACACCTGCTCAGTCTTGGTTCACCAACTCTTCTGAGTCTGCAAGTTTCTCCACAGCATCTGATGAGTCAGCTGGAGCTGATGAGCCCTCCTTAGAGACAGTGATTCAAGGTTTAAGGTCAGAGAGGCTGTTCTTTGAGCCTGGGGAGACTAGCTCAATCTTGGAAGAAGCCAAGGCAGGAGGTGGTGAGCTTCCATTTAAAGAGAGTGTGGTTTTGTCGATGGACTCCCAAGACCCTTATGTGGATTTCAAGAAATCGATGGAGGAAATGGTGGAGGCTCATGGTTTAAAAGAAAGGGAAGGTCTTGAAGAGTTGCTTTGCTGCTATTTGAAAGTGAATGCAAATAGCAATCATGGGTATATTATTGGTGCTTTTGTAGATTTGTTGGCAGGTCTTAGTTTTGCTTCTTCTACTAGTAGTGATTCTTGCTCTTTCTACACTTCTTCTTTTTCCGATGATTCTCCTTCAACTCCTTGCTTATCTTCATTAATCAGAAGCCGATGA